The stretch of DNA GGGCTCCGGATAGCCGGTGCCCCGCACCACGGGAATGTTGCTCAGGTCCAGTCTCGACATGCAAGGTCTCCTCGGTTGGCGGCGGACGGCGCCTTGGGCGTCCTAGCCGCGTTTCTGTACCAGCGTCAGGATATCGTAACTCGCCACGAGTTCCTCGTGTTGATTCGTCACCTGCACGTCCCAGGCCACCACGCCCTGGCCGCGGCCCTGCTCGTCGGTGCGGTTGCGGTCAACCTTGCGCTTGCAGGTGAGCCTTGCGCGGATGGTGTCGCCGATCGCCACCGGCGCCACGAAGCGCAGGTTGTCCAGGCCGTAGTTAGCCAGCACCGGACCCGGCGCCGGCGACACGAACAGGCCGGCCGCCGCCGACAGCACGAAGTAGCCGTGGGCGATGCGCTTGCCGAACTGGGTGTCCTTGGCCGCGATCTCGTCGAAGTGCATGTAGAAGTAGTCGCCCGAGACGCCGCCGAAGTTGACGATGTCCGCCTCGCTCACGGTGCGGCGGTGGGTCAGCAGCGAGTGGCCGACTTCCAGATCTTCGAACCAGCGGCGGAACGGGTGGATCTCGGTTTCCTTGACCGCGCCGCCACGCACGTACTCGCCGGTGACGGCGCCCAGCATGGTTGGCGAGCCCTGCACCGCGGCGCGCTGCAGGAAGTGTTTCACCGCGCGGATGCCGCCCAGCTCCTCGCCGCCGCCGGCGCGGCCCGGGCCGCCGTGCTTGAGCTGCGGCAGCGGCGAGCCGTGGCCGGTGGAATCCACCGCCGACTCGCGCTCGAGGATGTGCACGCGGCCGTGCGAGGCGGCAGCGACCGGCACCGCGTGGGCGGCGATGGCCGGGTCCCTGGTCACGAGCGTCGTCACCAGGCTGCCCTTGCCGCGCGCGGCGAGCGTCAAGGCTTCGTCGATGTCGCGGTAGGTCATCAGGGTAGAGACCGGGCCGAAGGCTTCGATGTCGTGGACCGCGTCGTTGTCCAGTGCGTTACGGCACAGCAGCAGGGTCGGCGCGAAGAAGGCGCCGTTGGCACAGCCTTCGCCCACGGGATTGAAACCGTCGCGGGCGCTGAACAGGACTTCGTTGCCGCGCGCGAGCATCTCGACGCGTTCGGAGACGTCGCGGTGCTGGTCCATCGAGGCCAGCGCTCCCATGCGCACGCCCTCGACTTTCGGATTGCCGACGGTGATCTTGGCCAGGCGCTCGCGCAGGCGGCTGCCGACCGCATCGGCGTGCTGCTCGGGCACGATGACGCGGCGGATGGCGGTGCACTTCTGGCCGGCCTTGCCGGTCATCTCGCGCGCGACTTCCTTCACGAACAGGTCGAATTCCGGATCATCCGGGCTGACGTCGGGAGCCAGGATGGCGCAGTTCAGCGAGTCGGCTTCGGCCGTGAACGGGACCGATGCGCGGATCAGGTTCTGGTTGGCCTTCAGTTTGGCGGCGGTGTCGGCCGAGCCGGTGAAGGTGACGGC from Massilia varians encodes:
- the paaZ gene encoding phenylacetic acid degradation bifunctional protein PaaZ produces the protein MGNIATLQSLIAGRWHGAEAATALHSALNNELIYHTHAEKIDFDEAVSYGRKTGIPALMRLDFQKRAQVLKALALYMMERKEELYEISHLTGATRPDSWVDVEGGIGTLFAYASMGSRELPSSNVLHEGPAIALGKRGGFAGTHILVPRGGLAVHINAFNFPIWGMLEKFAPSFLAAMPCIVKPATATSYLTHATVRMMMESKLLPEGALQLVIGSTGDLLDRLGGFDAVTFTGSADTAAKLKANQNLIRASVPFTAEADSLNCAILAPDVSPDDPEFDLFVKEVAREMTGKAGQKCTAIRRVIVPEQHADAVGSRLRERLAKITVGNPKVEGVRMGALASMDQHRDVSERVEMLARGNEVLFSARDGFNPVGEGCANGAFFAPTLLLCRNALDNDAVHDIEAFGPVSTLMTYRDIDEALTLAARGKGSLVTTLVTRDPAIAAHAVPVAAASHGRVHILERESAVDSTGHGSPLPQLKHGGPGRAGGGEELGGIRAVKHFLQRAAVQGSPTMLGAVTGEYVRGGAVKETEIHPFRRWFEDLEVGHSLLTHRRTVSEADIVNFGGVSGDYFYMHFDEIAAKDTQFGKRIAHGYFVLSAAAGLFVSPAPGPVLANYGLDNLRFVAPVAIGDTIRARLTCKRKVDRNRTDEQGRGQGVVAWDVQVTNQHEELVASYDILTLVQKRG